A window of Proteus columbae contains these coding sequences:
- a CDS encoding basic amino acid/polyamine antiporter, with product MNKKLGLISLTALVLSSMVGAGVFSLPQNMAEVASPAALIIGWVITGIGILFLATSLLLLSRLRPDLDGGIFTYAKEGFGEFIGFCSAWGYWVCAVVANVSYLVIVFAAFSFFTDTPENVIFGDGNTWQALIGESILLWVVHFLVLRGVQTAASINLMATMAKLLPLGLFVIVALLAFNMDIFTLDFKGVNLGVPVWDQVKNTMLITLWVFIGIEGAVVVSARAKNRRDVGLATVLAVVIALVIYILVTLLSQGLVSQAELAAMKNPSMAPLLVQLIGNIGEIIIAAGLILSVCGAYLSWTIMAAEVPYIAALHHSFPKQLGKQNKNDAPSSSLWFTNCAVQFSLVLIWLTGSNYNTLLTIASEMILVPYFLVGAFLFKVAIARSSRALLLIAIPASLYGLWLLYASGVINLLLSVVLYAPGILMFLYTRKQYKDKKPLHISERILLALVLFGAIPALGYLTIY from the coding sequence TTGAATAAGAAACTTGGCTTAATATCACTCACCGCGTTAGTATTAAGCTCAATGGTTGGTGCAGGTGTATTCAGTTTGCCTCAAAATATGGCCGAAGTTGCCAGCCCTGCCGCATTGATTATTGGCTGGGTGATAACTGGCATTGGTATCCTCTTTCTTGCTACATCTTTATTACTCCTCTCGCGCCTTCGACCTGATCTTGATGGTGGCATTTTTACCTATGCGAAAGAAGGGTTTGGTGAATTTATTGGTTTTTGTTCAGCATGGGGTTATTGGGTCTGCGCTGTTGTTGCTAACGTTTCTTATCTTGTTATTGTTTTTGCTGCCTTTAGTTTTTTTACAGATACACCAGAGAACGTTATTTTTGGTGATGGGAATACATGGCAAGCATTAATTGGAGAGTCAATCTTGCTTTGGGTTGTCCATTTTCTTGTATTACGTGGTGTTCAAACTGCAGCCAGCATTAATTTAATGGCGACAATGGCAAAACTCCTTCCTTTAGGGTTATTTGTTATTGTCGCCCTATTAGCTTTCAATATGGATATATTTACCCTTGATTTTAAAGGTGTAAATCTGGGTGTCCCTGTTTGGGATCAAGTCAAAAATACCATGTTGATTACACTGTGGGTATTTATTGGTATTGAAGGTGCGGTCGTAGTTTCCGCAAGAGCTAAAAATCGTCGTGATGTTGGTTTAGCAACAGTACTCGCCGTTGTCATCGCATTAGTTATCTATATTCTTGTCACTTTATTATCGCAAGGTTTAGTTAGCCAAGCAGAATTGGCGGCGATGAAAAACCCGTCAATGGCGCCGTTACTTGTTCAGCTTATTGGTAACATAGGCGAGATAATTATTGCAGCGGGTCTTATTCTCTCTGTATGTGGTGCTTATTTAAGTTGGACAATTATGGCAGCAGAAGTACCTTATATTGCCGCACTACATCACTCTTTCCCTAAACAATTAGGGAAGCAGAATAAAAATGATGCGCCTTCATCTTCATTATGGTTTACCAATTGTGCAGTCCAATTCTCTCTAGTTTTAATTTGGTTGACGGGAAGTAACTACAATACATTATTGACCATTGCATCAGAGATGATCCTTGTTCCTTACTTTCTCGTTGGGGCATTTTTATTTAAAGTGGCAATTGCACGCAGTAGTCGTGCTTTATTATTAATAGCCATACCTGCAAGTCTTTACGGTTTATGGCTACTTTATGCATCAGGTGTTATTAATTTATTACTCTCTGTCGTTCTGTATGCACCGGGTATCCTAATGTTTTTATATACACGCAAGCAGTATAAAGATAAAAAACCATTGCATATAAGTGAGCGAATTCTGTTAGCACTGGTCTTATTCGGCGCTATTCCGGCATTAGGCTACTTAACTATTTACTAA
- the hrpA gene encoding ATP-dependent RNA helicase HrpA, whose protein sequence is MTLSSATLYQEIEQLSLREQQRLRKRLRGVAKINNEESKQAVLSAIKEDINTAQQMIIRRRANCPEITYPENLPVSQKKDAIYNAIRDNQVVIIAGETGSGKTTQIPKICLELGRGIKGFIGHTQPRRLAARSVAERIAHELKSTLGGSVGYKVRFSDHVGDNTLVKLMTDGILLAELQQDKLLLQYDTIIIDEAHERSLNIDFILGYLKQLLPKRPDLKVIITSATIDPERFSKHFNQAPIIEVSGRTYPVEVRYRPIGGDELDSDKDMTDGIVDAIDELSRESAGDILIFMSGEREIRDTADALNKLQLRHTEVLPLFARLSNSEQNRIFHPHNGRRIILATNVAETSLTVPGIKYVIDTGFARVSRYSYRTKVQRLPIEPISQASANQRKGRCGRVSDGICIRLYSEDDFISRSEFTDPEILRTNLASVILQMTSIGLGDISAFPFVQPPDKRNIQDGVRLLEELGALQDETDHNGAYRLTPMGKQLAQLPIDPRLARMVLEARKYGAVKELMVITSALSIQDPRERPMDKQQASDEKHRRFQDKDSDFLSFLNMWDYLKTQQKELSHSQFRKLCRQEFLNFMRVREWQDVYTQLRQVVKELGFPVNSEPADFRSIHVALLSGLLSHIGQKDADKQEFTGARNARFSIYPGSGLFKKPPKWTMVAELVETSRLWGRIAARVEPEWIEPIAEHLVKHHYSEPHWSKAQGAVMANEKVTLYGLPIVSSRPINYSQIDPLLCRELFIRHALVEGDWQTRHVFFRENLKLRTEVEELEHKSRRRDILVDDETMFTFYDQRIPQYVVSSRHFDKWWKEAQKASPDLLNFEKSMLIKDDAKRVSALDYPNYWHQDNLKLRLTYQFEPGTAADGVTVHIPLPILNQVKDEGFDWQIPGIRHELIVALIKSLPKPIRRNFVPAPNYASAFLERVPQVEGGLLDKLENELRRMTGVTVDRESWQLDQVADHLKMTFRVVGDKNKTLAESKDLNKLKENLKEKVQETLSAVADDGIEQQDLHIWSFGDLPQRYEQKRGGYSVKAYPALVDEKNSVGIKLFETESEQQASMWEGVRRLLLLNIPSPIKYLHEKLPNKAKLGLYFNPYGKVLDLIDDCIACGVDKLMASYGGLIWQEDEYQKLQEYVRAELNDAVVEIAKQVESILTQVFAINKRLKGRVDISVAFALSDIKAQLGQLVFPGFVTSHGWKRLADIPRYLSAIEKRMEKLAIDPNRDRAQMSRVENVIQQWQQWLGKLTEKQKQQEEVQNIRWMIEELRVSLFAQQIGTPYPISDKRILQAMEQVSFN, encoded by the coding sequence GTGACATTATCATCTGCCACGCTCTATCAAGAAATAGAGCAATTATCGTTGCGGGAGCAGCAGCGATTAAGAAAACGTCTACGTGGCGTCGCTAAAATTAATAATGAAGAGTCTAAACAAGCGGTATTAAGTGCAATTAAAGAAGATATTAATACGGCACAACAGATGATAATTCGCCGTCGTGCTAATTGTCCTGAAATTACTTACCCAGAAAACCTGCCTGTTAGTCAAAAGAAAGATGCCATTTATAATGCAATAAGAGATAACCAAGTTGTTATTATTGCTGGGGAAACTGGCTCTGGCAAAACAACACAGATCCCTAAAATTTGTCTTGAATTAGGACGAGGGATCAAGGGGTTTATTGGACATACTCAGCCTCGTCGTTTAGCTGCACGTTCAGTAGCTGAACGTATCGCTCATGAATTAAAAAGTACGTTAGGCGGATCTGTAGGTTATAAGGTTCGCTTTAGTGATCATGTTGGTGATAATACCCTCGTTAAGCTAATGACAGATGGTATTTTATTGGCTGAATTACAGCAAGATAAGCTGTTACTACAATATGACACTATCATTATTGATGAAGCCCATGAACGTAGTTTAAATATCGATTTTATTCTTGGCTATTTAAAGCAGTTATTACCTAAGCGCCCTGATTTAAAAGTCATTATTACTTCTGCAACCATCGATCCTGAACGTTTTTCCAAGCATTTCAATCAAGCACCGATTATTGAAGTATCTGGCCGAACTTATCCTGTTGAAGTGAGATATCGTCCTATTGGTGGTGACGAACTTGATAGTGATAAGGATATGACCGATGGCATTGTTGATGCTATTGACGAATTAAGCAGAGAAAGTGCGGGTGATATTCTTATTTTTATGAGCGGTGAGCGAGAAATTCGTGACACTGCTGATGCGCTGAATAAATTACAACTTCGCCATACTGAAGTATTACCTTTATTTGCCCGTTTATCTAACAGTGAACAAAACCGAATTTTTCATCCTCATAATGGCAGGCGCATTATTTTAGCCACTAACGTTGCCGAAACTTCATTAACTGTGCCGGGTATTAAGTACGTTATTGATACCGGTTTTGCGCGTGTTAGTCGTTATAGTTATCGCACTAAAGTACAACGACTTCCAATAGAGCCTATTTCTCAAGCTTCAGCAAATCAGAGAAAAGGGCGTTGTGGTCGTGTTTCTGATGGTATTTGTATTCGTCTTTATTCAGAAGATGATTTTATTTCTCGTTCTGAATTTACGGATCCTGAAATATTAAGAACTAACCTTGCATCTGTTATTTTGCAAATGACGTCGATAGGGTTAGGTGATATTAGTGCTTTCCCATTTGTACAGCCACCTGATAAACGCAATATTCAGGATGGTGTTCGTTTATTAGAAGAACTAGGCGCGTTACAAGACGAAACCGACCACAATGGTGCTTATCGTTTAACCCCAATGGGGAAACAACTTGCACAACTTCCTATTGATCCTCGTTTGGCGAGAATGGTACTTGAAGCACGTAAATATGGTGCAGTAAAAGAGTTGATGGTTATTACATCCGCACTTTCAATTCAAGATCCGCGTGAAAGACCGATGGATAAACAGCAAGCTTCTGATGAAAAACATCGACGCTTCCAAGATAAAGATTCTGATTTCTTGTCTTTTTTAAATATGTGGGATTATTTAAAAACTCAACAAAAAGAGTTGAGCCATTCCCAATTTAGAAAGCTATGTCGCCAAGAATTTTTAAATTTTATGCGTGTTCGAGAATGGCAAGATGTCTATACGCAATTGCGACAAGTTGTTAAAGAATTAGGTTTTCCTGTTAATAGCGAACCCGCTGATTTTAGAAGTATTCACGTTGCTCTACTCAGTGGCTTGTTGTCACATATTGGTCAAAAAGATGCCGATAAACAAGAATTTACGGGTGCGAGAAATGCTCGTTTTTCTATTTATCCTGGCTCTGGTTTATTTAAAAAACCACCAAAATGGACAATGGTGGCAGAGTTAGTCGAGACGTCTCGTTTATGGGGACGAATCGCGGCGCGCGTTGAACCTGAATGGATTGAACCTATAGCCGAACATTTAGTGAAACATCACTATAGCGAACCACATTGGTCAAAAGCGCAAGGCGCTGTAATGGCTAATGAAAAAGTTACGTTATATGGTTTACCTATTGTTTCCTCTCGACCTATTAATTATAGCCAAATTGATCCGTTATTATGCCGTGAGCTTTTTATTCGTCATGCGTTAGTAGAAGGTGATTGGCAAACTCGTCATGTATTTTTCCGTGAAAATTTAAAATTACGGACTGAAGTGGAAGAGTTAGAGCATAAATCTCGTCGTCGAGATATTCTTGTCGATGATGAAACAATGTTTACTTTCTATGATCAACGAATACCACAATATGTTGTTTCGTCACGTCATTTTGATAAGTGGTGGAAAGAGGCACAAAAGGCATCACCTGATCTGCTTAACTTTGAAAAAAGTATGCTTATCAAAGATGATGCCAAACGTGTTAGCGCACTAGATTATCCAAATTATTGGCATCAAGATAATTTAAAATTACGCTTAACTTATCAATTTGAACCGGGTACAGCGGCTGATGGTGTCACTGTTCATATTCCATTACCGATTTTAAATCAGGTAAAAGATGAAGGTTTTGATTGGCAAATTCCAGGTATTCGCCATGAATTGATAGTGGCCTTAATTAAGTCATTACCAAAGCCTATCCGTCGTAATTTTGTACCAGCACCTAATTATGCTTCTGCTTTTTTAGAACGTGTCCCTCAAGTTGAAGGCGGCTTACTCGATAAACTCGAAAACGAATTACGCCGAATGACAGGAGTGACCGTTGATAGAGAGAGTTGGCAACTTGACCAAGTTGCTGATCACTTAAAAATGACATTCCGTGTTGTTGGCGATAAAAATAAAACGCTGGCAGAAAGTAAAGATCTCAATAAATTAAAAGAGAACTTAAAGGAAAAAGTGCAAGAAACATTATCAGCAGTAGCGGATGATGGTATCGAACAACAAGATTTACATATTTGGAGTTTTGGTGATTTGCCTCAGCGTTATGAGCAAAAACGGGGTGGCTATTCAGTGAAAGCTTATCCAGCACTCGTTGATGAAAAAAACAGTGTGGGTATTAAGCTTTTTGAAACAGAATCTGAGCAGCAAGCTTCAATGTGGGAGGGAGTAAGACGACTATTATTATTAAATATTCCGTCACCGATAAAATACCTACATGAGAAATTACCAAATAAAGCAAAACTTGGTCTTTACTTTAACCCTTATGGCAAAGTGTTAGATCTCATTGATGATTGTATTGCTTGTGGTGTTGATAAATTAATGGCGTCTTATGGTGGTTTAATTTGGCAAGAAGATGAGTATCAAAAACTGCAAGAATATGTCAGAGCTGAACTAAACGATGCTGTGGTTGAAATAGCAAAACAAGTTGAATCTATTTTGACTCAAGTTTTTGCCATCAATAAACGTTTAAAAGGGCGGGTGGATATTAGCGTTGCTTTTGCATTGTCTGATATTAAAGCTCAACTTGGTCAGTTAGTTTTCCCTGGTTTTGTTACCTCTCATGGATGGAAACGTCTTGCGGATATTCCTCGTTATTTGAGTGCAATTGAAAAACGAATGGAAAAACTGGCCATTGATCCTAATCGCGATCGCGCTCAAATGAGCCGAGTTGAAAATGTTATTCAACAGTGGCAACAGTGGTTAGGTAAGCTAACAGAGAAACAAAAGCAGCAAGAGGAAGTGCAAAATATTCGTTGGATGATAGAGGAACTGAGAGTAAGCCTGTTCGCTCAACAGATAGGTACACCGTATCCAATATCAGATAAACGTATATTGCAGGCGATGGAACAAGTTAGTTTTAACTAA
- a CDS encoding fimbrial biogenesis chaperone, whose protein sequence is MIRKIKTAILSLFIILSTYSYASIEINKDKFIFIESKNQEIIEIKNNTTNDYFIQSWISHYDESNETELPFMITPPLFKIEKDENYSLKIFKTDEIEKKDRETLYRINIKRIPLLSNSDENKNLLHISMNSVYNLIYRPISIEKGVKDAYKKIEFLKNKNNEFIVNNPTPYFITLLNVNSESVVLIEKSKTIPPFKKYNTKKIIKKDGLIKWKTIDQYGVEINATNKAIINED, encoded by the coding sequence ATGATTAGAAAAATAAAAACCGCCATACTATCTCTATTTATAATCCTCTCTACTTATAGTTACGCTTCCATAGAAATAAATAAGGATAAATTTATTTTTATTGAAAGCAAAAACCAGGAGATTATTGAAATAAAAAATAACACGACTAATGACTATTTTATACAAAGCTGGATTTCACATTATGATGAAAGTAATGAGACTGAATTACCTTTTATGATCACTCCCCCACTCTTTAAAATAGAGAAGGATGAAAACTATTCTTTAAAAATTTTCAAAACAGATGAAATAGAAAAAAAAGACCGAGAAACACTGTATAGAATAAACATTAAAAGAATACCATTGCTATCTAATTCAGATGAAAATAAAAATTTATTACATATATCAATGAATTCCGTTTATAACTTAATATATAGACCTATATCAATAGAAAAAGGTGTAAAAGATGCTTATAAAAAGATCGAGTTTCTAAAAAATAAAAATAATGAATTTATTGTCAACAATCCTACGCCTTATTTTATTACTTTACTTAATGTCAATTCTGAAAGTGTTGTATTGATTGAAAAAAGTAAAACTATACCACCATTTAAAAAATATAATACAAAAAAAATAATCAAAAAAGATGGGCTAATTAAATGGAAAACAATTGACCAATATGGTGTGGAAATAAATGCAACAAATAAGGCCATAATAAATGAAGATTAA
- a CDS encoding fimbrial protein, whose protein sequence is MKKNLLSILILSTTFLSAQSNAVEYTEKNVGTITINGSVTANPTCQLQDIQPVELPPVQANHFGDDHIAKTDAQPLAIQFSNCNEDLANIQLKIPKQTKKLLKNQADNGSNVDIAIFDADKNIIELSNEKPKAFNLNIDKDTKTADFLFEVNYMKQNGLNATPGLVRSSLSFDVIYSDVAVD, encoded by the coding sequence ATGAAAAAAAATTTACTCTCAATACTCATTCTATCTACAACTTTTTTATCAGCTCAATCAAATGCGGTTGAATATACAGAGAAAAATGTAGGCACAATTACGATTAATGGTTCTGTTACAGCAAATCCCACTTGTCAATTACAAGATATACAACCTGTTGAATTACCGCCAGTTCAAGCAAATCATTTTGGCGATGACCATATAGCAAAAACAGATGCCCAACCGCTTGCCATTCAATTTTCCAATTGTAATGAGGATCTTGCTAATATTCAGTTAAAAATTCCAAAACAAACAAAAAAATTATTAAAAAATCAAGCAGACAATGGCAGCAATGTTGATATTGCCATTTTTGATGCGGATAAAAATATTATTGAATTAAGCAATGAAAAACCGAAAGCATTTAATTTAAATATTGATAAAGATACTAAGACTGCAGATTTTTTATTTGAAGTTAATTATATGAAACAAAATGGATTAAATGCTACCCCGGGTTTAGTAAGATCTAGCTTATCATTTGATGTTATTTATAGTGATGTTGCTGTAGATTAA
- a CDS encoding FMN-dependent NADH-azoreductase — translation MKKILVLKSSILDSYSHSNKMTDYLIENWQKNHKDDLITVRDLAKDPVPALDQATLFAFGKDVSILSDEQKSARALSDELINELKAHDMIVIAAPMYNFSISAQLKHYIDFIARAGETFTYTEAGAVGLLENKQAVVLTSRGGVHKDKPSDLIVPFLTQFLAFIGINDVQFIMAEGTAFGEEYAQQSHLQAQKEIDTVISTKNITAK, via the coding sequence ATGAAAAAGATCCTTGTACTGAAATCCAGCATTTTAGATAGCTATTCACACAGTAATAAAATGACCGATTACTTAATTGAAAATTGGCAAAAAAACCATAAAGATGACCTGATTACTGTACGTGATCTCGCTAAAGATCCTGTACCTGCTTTAGATCAAGCCACCTTATTTGCCTTTGGCAAAGATGTTTCCATACTCTCTGATGAGCAAAAATCAGCTAGAGCTTTATCAGATGAACTGATTAATGAATTAAAAGCACACGATATGATTGTGATTGCTGCACCAATGTATAACTTCTCAATTTCAGCGCAATTAAAACATTATATCGATTTTATTGCTCGTGCAGGCGAAACATTTACTTATACAGAAGCGGGGGCTGTTGGTTTACTCGAAAACAAACAGGCTGTTGTATTAACAAGTCGTGGTGGTGTTCATAAAGATAAGCCTTCTGATTTGATTGTTCCATTCCTTACACAGTTTTTAGCTTTTATCGGTATCAATGATGTACAATTTATTATGGCTGAAGGTACAGCCTTTGGTGAAGAGTACGCACAGCAATCTCATCTACAAGCACAAAAAGAAATAGATACTGTAATTAGTACAAAAAATATTACCGCAAAATAA
- the ydgH gene encoding DUF1471 family protein YdgH, translating to MKLKTSVIAAAMLSLTNITVAQAAQELTPEQAAELKPFERITVIGRFNAIYEAADAVSRRADKVGADSFYIQGLDDISDSGNMSVTADLYHKDAPKADQESYRVFHGVKELPKPEAILLQPFDTVSIRGYYPTTPDINDAIAKAAAKKGAASFFIVRNVSTNDGGNQEVTAYIYKKDAPKRAIQAPEAVVPYDSDAGRALIAEGGAAANKVEKPGLASNTDFDRSVGTFADTQTSGASGRYTVTLPDGTEIQEVNKAAAALMDPFDTITFSGYFVNSPEISYQVAKRAAAKGAKYYHITNEWQSDGGTVTITADLFK from the coding sequence ATGAAGCTGAAAACCTCAGTCATCGCAGCAGCGATGTTGTCTTTAACTAATATCACTGTTGCGCAGGCTGCTCAGGAATTAACACCCGAACAAGCTGCAGAACTAAAACCATTTGAAAGAATTACAGTTATCGGTCGTTTTAACGCTATTTATGAAGCCGCTGATGCGGTATCTCGTCGTGCGGATAAAGTCGGTGCTGATAGTTTCTATATTCAAGGCCTAGATGATATTAGTGATAGCGGCAACATGAGTGTTACTGCTGATCTATACCATAAAGATGCACCCAAAGCAGATCAAGAAAGCTATCGCGTCTTTCATGGCGTGAAAGAACTACCAAAACCTGAAGCAATTCTGCTACAACCATTTGATACAGTTTCTATCCGCGGTTACTACCCTACAACCCCTGATATTAACGATGCAATTGCAAAAGCGGCAGCTAAAAAAGGTGCTGCATCATTCTTTATTGTACGTAACGTATCAACAAATGATGGTGGTAACCAAGAAGTAACAGCTTATATCTACAAAAAAGATGCGCCAAAACGTGCAATTCAAGCACCAGAGGCCGTCGTTCCTTATGACTCAGATGCAGGTCGCGCACTTATAGCAGAAGGCGGAGCCGCTGCCAATAAAGTTGAGAAACCAGGTCTTGCATCAAACACTGATTTTGATAGAAGTGTAGGAACATTTGCTGATACACAAACTTCGGGTGCTAGTGGTCGTTACACTGTCACATTACCTGATGGTACTGAAATCCAAGAAGTCAATAAAGCTGCTGCTGCATTAATGGACCCATTTGATACCATTACATTTAGCGGATACTTTGTAAACTCACCAGAGATTTCTTATCAGGTTGCTAAACGTGCAGCTGCAAAAGGTGCCAAGTATTACCATATTACAAATGAATGGCAAAGTGATGGTGGTACAGTCACTATTACCGCTGACCTATTCAAGTAA